The genomic interval CCACTTCCGCCGGGCCTTCCACTTTCACTTCCACAGCGTTGTATATGTCACCGTAAGCGTGCCTTCCTATGATGATCGGTTTCTTCCAGCGCTTCACTAGTGGTGGCACGTTTTTCACCATGATGGGTTTTCTGAAAACCGTTCCATCAAGGTACGCTCTGATCGTTGCGTTCGGACTCTTCCAGGCTTTCTTCAGATTGTACTCCTTTACCCTCTCCGCATCCGGGGTGATCGTTGCACACTTGACGCCGACACCGTACTTTTTGATAGCCTTTGCCGCTTCGATCGTGATCTGATCGTCTGTTTCATCTCTCTTCTCTATTCCGAGATCGAAGTAAACCAGCTGGATGTCGAGATAGGGAAGGATGAGTTTTTCTTTGATCATCTTCCACATCACGCGTGCCATCTCGTCACCGTCGAGTTCGACAATGGGGTTTTTAACCTTGATCTTCTCCACTCTTCGTACCTCCTTTTCTGTGATCGTTGCTATTATTAATGATACCATCCTTTTTTGGACTTCAGATGTGGAGTTTCATCGTTTCATTTAACGCTTTCGTGAAATTTGACTCAAGAGGAAATCGTTGCAAAAAGTAAAAGGGTGCGGAAGCACCCTCTTTCATTTAACGAGCAGAACACGGAGAGCGCCTTTTTCCTGAAGGGTCTTTGCAACATCTGGCGAATCCGTCACGTATATCCTGTCTCTTCTCACTTCGTTCGGTACGGTATCCACTTTCACAGCGTTTTTATCTTTTTTCAGAACGAAATCTGCGTCTTCTTTGGAAATTTCGATGATCAACGGCTCACCCACGAACGGATCGTCTTTCTTCAGGTAGGTCTGGAAGTCTTCTTTCAACTCCTGAGCGACGTATTTCAGAATCTTTATGAAGTTGTCTTTGTCCACGTAGCCAGGAAGGTATCCCAGACCTTCTTTTCCCTTGAAAAAGAAAAACGTAGGCGTTCCTCTCACACCAAATCCAGCGAAGAGATCCCTGTAGCTAACCGATTCCTCTCCCAGAACTTCCTTCGCAAAGAGTGTGGTTTTTTCATCTGTGGCGTACAGCTCAACGAAGACGAAGTTTGGAATCAGAATTTCCTGGAAATCTTCTTTCGGGAATACTTCTTTCTTGAACAGATTACAGTAGTAACAGGTTGGACTCGAGAACATCATGATCAGCTTTCTCTGGGTGATGTTTGCGAGTCTGTAGGCATCATCTAAAGTGAGGGCCAGTGAGATCACACTCAAAGCCAAAATCGCGATGATTAAGAACCTTTTCACAGTACCATCCTCCCATCAGTATGTGATGAACCTTCCCGTGAGAATGAGCACTCCAACGAGAACGAGTGAGAGAGAACCCACTACTTTGAGAACATTCATCCACACAGGTTTTTTGAAACTGACGCGGTTCAAAAGTCTGTTGACGAATCCTCCCATCAGTATGAACGGAATCGAAATACCCAGAGAGTAAAGGAAAAGAAGTACTCCTCCCTTCACCGGTTCTCTTCCACTCGCCACTATCGCGAGGATACTCCCCAGTATAGGACTCGAGCAGGGAATCCACACGAGTCCCACACTACCACCGAGTAAGAAACCATTCAGGAATCCTTCCCCTTTGTAGCGCCACACGTTGGGATTCTTTTTCATCTTCACAAGTTCAACATCGAACAGGTAAAACAATCCAAAGACTACGAGAGCAAGCCCGGAAATCCACGTGAGTATGTAAGTAGGAATGAAATTTCCAAACAGTCCAAAAAGGACTCCTATGACTGAAAAGAGAGAAGATATTCCCACGAAAAAACCTATGATCTTCAGGAAATCTCCTTTCGAGGCAAAGAGTACGCCAAGAAAAGCGGGGATCAGGGGCAGGACACACGGACTGAAAAATGCGAGAAAGCCATATCCGAGAGCCATCCAGTAACTCACTTCTGCGACGGCGAAACTCATGTTCTCTCTCCTCTTCATTTTTTCTACTGAAAAAGTCCAAAATAATTATAACACAGAAACACCCCCTCACAGCGAGGGGGCTAACGATTCAGTTTGAATGGTAGTACAGAAGCTTCACATCGATTTCATCGAGGGATTTCACGAACTTTTCATGGTCGATGTTTTCCACCCTGAGTGTGGCAAGGTAAGAATCCTTCCCTTCTTCGAAAAGTGTTGCGATGGAGATGATGTTCCCGCCTGCTTCGTAGATTCTCTTTGCCACTTCGAGAAGTTCACCCGGTTTGTCTGGCATTTCCATTGTGTACCTTATGGTTCCTTCCCTCTTGGTTCCGAATATCTCTACGAAGACCTTGAAGATATCAGTCTGTGTGATGATTCCAACAAGATGTCCCGCATCGTCAACTACGGGGAGTCCACTTATATCCTTCTCCTCCATTATCCTTGCCGCGTCTTCTATCGGTGTGTTTTCGTTCACTGTGACGACATCTTTTGTCATGATCTCCTCGATTTTGAGCTTGGAAAGAAGATAGTGGAGTTCCCAGATGTTTAGTGTCGTGGCTTTAGAGGGAGATGCGTAGAGAAGGTCCTTTTCTGTCACGATACCGACGATCTTTTCATCCTTCATCACTATGAGGCGTTTGATTTTGTTCTGTTTCATGAGTTTGAGGGCCTCAGAAAAAGAGGTCTCTGGAGCGATGGTGATGGGATTTCTCGTCATGAAATCCTTGACAAGCATGTTTTCCCCCCTTTATGCAACACCGAGATAGGCCTTTCTGACCATTTCGTTGTCCAGAAGCTCACTGGCTTTTCCTTCGAGAACGATCTGTCCAGTCTCGAGGACGTAACCGTAGTGGGCAACCTTCAAAGCACCGAGGGCGTTCTGTTCCACCAGGAGAATGGTGGTCCCCTCCTGGTTGATCTTCTGGATGACCTCGAAAACTTCGGAGACCAGGATGGGAGCAAGTCCCAGGGAAGGTTCGTCCATCATCAGAAGCTTTGGCCTGCTCATCAGAGCTCTTCCGATTGCAAGCATCTGCTGTTCTCCACCGGAAAGAGTGCCTCCGAGCTGTTTCAGCCTCTCTTTCAACCTCGGGAAAAGCGAGAAGATCCATTCCAGGTCACGTTTTATTCCTTCTTTGTCCTTCCGGTTGTACGCTCCCATCATGAGATTCTCATAGACGGTGAGTTCCGGAAAGATTCTCCTTCCTTCGGGAACCAGGGCTATTCCCATTCTGTTTATCACGTGGGCTGGCTTGTTTGTTATGTCCTGGCCGTTGAAGATGATCTTTCCTTTCTGCGCTCTCACGAGTCCTGCTATCGCGGAGAGTGTTGTGGTTTTTCCCGCACCGTTTGCTCCGATCAGCGTTACGATCTGACCTCTCGGGACTTTCAGGTCTATTCCCTTGATGGCGTGGATCGCACCGTAGTAAACGTGGAGAGACTGGACTTCAAGGACGATGTCAGACACTCTCCCACTCCCTTCCGAGGTACGCCTCTATCACACGTGGATCGTTCTGAATCTCCTTCGGCGTTCCTTCCGCTATGATTCTACCGTAGTCCATCACTATGATTCTCTCACAAATTCCCATGACCACTTTCATATCGTGCTCTATGAGAAGCACCGTTAGGTTGAAGTCCTTTCTGATCTGTTTTATGAACTCCATGAGGTCCTCTGTTTCCTTCGGGTTCATACCTGCGGCGGGTTCGTCCAGCAAGATCAGCTTTGGTTCCGTTGCAAGGGCTCTGGCTATCTCCAGTTTTCTCTGCTCTCCATACGGAAGCGAGGAAGCCTTCTCGTACATCACCTTTTCGAGTCCTACCCTCTTGATGAGGTCTTTGGCTCTTTCCACCATTTCTTTTTCTTTCTTCAAATATCCGATTTTCGTGACAGCCCTCCAGAACCAGAAACGTCCGTGGCCCTTTCTCGGTTTTCCGTGCTTCACAAGAATTCTGTCTGCATCGGGATTGGAGAGAACGTGGTGCTGAGCCACAAGAACATTTTCGAGAACGGTCATGTCAGAAAAGAGCCTGATGTTCTGGAAAGTCCTTGCGATTCCAAGGTGTGTGATCTGGTACGGTCTCAACCCCGTGATATCTATATCGTTGAACACGATTCTTCCCTTCGTAGGGGTGTATATACCCGTTATCACGTTGAACACGGTTGTTTTTCCCGCACCGTTTGGTCCTATGAGTCCGACGAGTTCTCCTTCTCTGATCTCGTTGGTGAAATCGTCCACCGCTAAGAGTCCACCAAACTGCATTGTCACATGATCCAGAAGGAGGAGAGGTTTCTTGGAAAGATCCGTGACCGTCATTTCTCTTCACCACCCTTGCGACGAGCAAAGAGCCATCTGTAAAGGTTGTTCCAGGTGAGTTCTTCCCTTCCCATGATACCCCTCTGCCAGAAGATCATCACAAGGATAAAAATGGCGGATATCACGAGGATCCTCATTCCCTTTATACCGGGAACGTGTATGCCGAAGAACGTGAAAGGCTCTTCCAGATCCCTGAGCCACTCGAAGAGTATGGCGAAGAGAGCGGCTCCTATGAGCGAACCCGATATGCTGCCGAGTCCACCCAGAACTATCATGATGAGAACGTAGAAGGTGAGCATGGGACCGAGTGTGGTCGTTCTGGGATCTATCGTGGTGAGCCAGTGCGCGTAGAGCGAACCAGAAACACCCGCAAAGAAGGCTCCTATGACGAAAGAGAGAAGCTGATGTTTGAAAACATTTATTCCCATGGCTTCGGCTGCTATTCGGTCTTCTCTGATGGCCTTCAAAGCCCTTCCGTAGCTACTGTTCACAAGGCTTGCCATGAACAGAACCGTTACAAACAGCCAGCCGTAACACCACCAAATATTTGAGTATTCCGGAATTCCCTTGAGACCGAGAGGGCCGTTTGTGATGCTGATGGCGTTGAGGGCGATGATCCTTATCACCTCTGCGAACCCAAGGGACGCTATCGCGAGGTAATCACCGGAAAGCCTCAAAACCGGCCACCCTATGAAAAAAGCGAAGACGGCTGCCAGAACACCGCCTGCCACTGTGGCGGTGAAGAAGTCGGTGTGCGCGTTCGCAAGCCAGGGAACGATCGGCTCTATTATGAAAGACATCGCTTTCTGCTCTGGTGAAAGTGTGAGAAGAGACGCCGTGTAAGCACCTATCAGGATGAAACCGGCGTGTCCAAGAGAAAAGATACCCGTGATACCGTTTATCAAGTTCAAACTCACCGCCATGATACCGTATATGGCGATGAGCCTCACTACTCTCAGCTTGTAGCTGTCCATGTATCTATCGGCCAGATAGAGAAGAAGGGCCACGAAGATCAGGAAAACAACCGTGAGAATGAAATTCGTTCGTGCAGATAGTTTCTTCTCCATCTTCATCACACCTTTTCCACGATTTTTTTACCGAGAAGTCCTGAAGGTTTGACGAGCAGTATGACGATCAGAATGATGAAAGCGAACGCGTCCCTGTAACCCATAAAAGCCGGAAAATAAGCTGCGAGGAATATCTCAATGAGACCGAGAAGAACACCACCGAGAACAGCTCCGGGGATCGAACCTATTCCTCCAAACACCGCCGCAATGAAAGCCTTGAGACCTGGCATGAAACCCATGTAAGGATGTACATTTGGAAATCTCATTGCCCACATGATCCCACTCGCAGCAGCGAGTGCCGAACCGAGGGCAAACGTAAAACCGATGACGGCGTCCACGTTGACACCCATGAGAGCAGTCGTTGGAATATCCATGGAAATCGCTCTCATAGCCATACCGATCTTCGTTCTGTAAACGATGAAGAACAA from Thermotoga sp. Mc24 carries:
- a CDS encoding thioredoxin family protein, which produces MKRFLIIAILALSVISLALTLDDAYRLANITQRKLIMMFSSPTCYYCNLFKKEVFPKEDFQEILIPNFVFVELYATDEKTTLFAKEVLGEESVSYRDLFAGFGVRGTPTFFFFKGKEGLGYLPGYVDKDNFIKILKYVAQELKEDFQTYLKKDDPFVGEPLIIEISKEDADFVLKKDKNAVKVDTVPNEVRRDRIYVTDSPDVAKTLQEKGALRVLLVK
- a CDS encoding cytochrome c biogenesis CcdA family protein, with amino-acid sequence MSFAVAEVSYWMALGYGFLAFFSPCVLPLIPAFLGVLFASKGDFLKIIGFFVGISSLFSVIGVLFGLFGNFIPTYILTWISGLALVVFGLFYLFDVELVKMKKNPNVWRYKGEGFLNGFLLGGSVGLVWIPCSSPILGSILAIVASGREPVKGGVLLFLYSLGISIPFILMGGFVNRLLNRVSFKKPVWMNVLKVVGSLSLVLVGVLILTGRFITY
- a CDS encoding CBS and ACT domain-containing protein — protein: MLVKDFMTRNPITIAPETSFSEALKLMKQNKIKRLIVMKDEKIVGIVTEKDLLYASPSKATTLNIWELHYLLSKLKIEEIMTKDVVTVNENTPIEDAARIMEEKDISGLPVVDDAGHLVGIITQTDIFKVFVEIFGTKREGTIRYTMEMPDKPGELLEVAKRIYEAGGNIISIATLFEEGKDSYLATLRVENIDHEKFVKSLDEIDVKLLYYHSN
- a CDS encoding ABC transporter ATP-binding protein, whose protein sequence is MSDIVLEVQSLHVYYGAIHAIKGIDLKVPRGQIVTLIGANGAGKTTTLSAIAGLVRAQKGKIIFNGQDITNKPAHVINRMGIALVPEGRRIFPELTVYENLMMGAYNRKDKEGIKRDLEWIFSLFPRLKERLKQLGGTLSGGEQQMLAIGRALMSRPKLLMMDEPSLGLAPILVSEVFEVIQKINQEGTTILLVEQNALGALKVAHYGYVLETGQIVLEGKASELLDNEMVRKAYLGVA
- a CDS encoding ABC transporter ATP-binding protein, whose amino-acid sequence is MTVTDLSKKPLLLLDHVTMQFGGLLAVDDFTNEIREGELVGLIGPNGAGKTTVFNVITGIYTPTKGRIVFNDIDITGLRPYQITHLGIARTFQNIRLFSDMTVLENVLVAQHHVLSNPDADRILVKHGKPRKGHGRFWFWRAVTKIGYLKKEKEMVERAKDLIKRVGLEKVMYEKASSLPYGEQRKLEIARALATEPKLILLDEPAAGMNPKETEDLMEFIKQIRKDFNLTVLLIEHDMKVVMGICERIIVMDYGRIIAEGTPKEIQNDPRVIEAYLGREWESV
- a CDS encoding branched-chain amino acid ABC transporter permease; amino-acid sequence: MKMEKKLSARTNFILTVVFLIFVALLLYLADRYMDSYKLRVVRLIAIYGIMAVSLNLINGITGIFSLGHAGFILIGAYTASLLTLSPEQKAMSFIIEPIVPWLANAHTDFFTATVAGGVLAAVFAFFIGWPVLRLSGDYLAIASLGFAEVIRIIALNAISITNGPLGLKGIPEYSNIWWCYGWLFVTVLFMASLVNSSYGRALKAIREDRIAAEAMGINVFKHQLLSFVIGAFFAGVSGSLYAHWLTTIDPRTTTLGPMLTFYVLIMIVLGGLGSISGSLIGAALFAILFEWLRDLEEPFTFFGIHVPGIKGMRILVISAIFILVMIFWQRGIMGREELTWNNLYRWLFARRKGGEEK